The following are encoded together in the Diachasmimorpha longicaudata isolate KC_UGA_2023 chromosome 3, iyDiaLong2, whole genome shotgun sequence genome:
- the LOC135160704 gene encoding uncharacterized protein LOC135160704 isoform X1: MCRDSDCSCIAGLTGGGKKYLINNSLKVECANVGYCECGKKSCGRALAVQLSSSSYLGGRGGGKLCENTSGPHSARHPGGMVLWAAILFLHGAGFVGSMTGIPGVPENITVMFLNPTSVRVSWSTSQVDQVEKYDVTYKPTDARNFTIDREDFSDRNETIDQYYESYNETYNETFSLTYYEPYNETYDERNDTSDSYRMVRLVAGNSDAVTLSDLQADTQYQLVITAVRGGKKYRSRPIVFRTLEPPRTSPQQDAAVTGGPIPPPPPSSQQPHAYIQVRGVEVGIVVMVLLVWAGAIALFFNRWGKIRMLLPYQPDYKEQLKVPGTGVCTAANAACTQHSSQHACSQVSRSAESLAETSEPIAHFNHENHLHWSSHRVDSLDSTGGAGGMAWPRASRPRVNSAIDVAGFLSQEFLRRHGSTSRLCRKVRSADNLPLASSGHQDCEQTSCHDECMEMDRERDIFLPRKSEDDEKFGETDFESKRQSSSESGSKDHTDAPLIESYHQQSTSRSTTPGNSTTTSISGVGRRFGGWRFGGSHEYVRCPVRQPASIDERINRRSCEPDFTRVKPHHPRYLHHCSTDTDSHSRSCDYTRYTIEPNIETQHFGLPILSVSEPSPPDEKNRLDDYL; encoded by the exons ATGTGTCGTGATAGTGATTGTTCATGTATCGCGGGTTTAACCGGTGGtgggaaaaaatatctcataaataattcattaaaagtTGAATGTGCGAATGTCGGTTATTGTGAATGTGGGAAGAAGAGCTGTGGAAGAGCGCTGGCTGTGCAGTTATCATCATCGTCATATTTAGGAGGAAGAGGTGGTGGAAAATTGTGCGAGAACACGAGCGGTCCACATTCGGCCCGCCACCCTGGCGGTATGGTCCTTTGGGCCGCTATACTATTCCTTCATGGAGCTGGATTCGTTG GATCGATGACAGGTATTCCTGGCGTACCAGAAAACATAACTGTCATGTTTCTGAATCCAACATCAGTAAGAGTATCCTGGAGCACCAGCCAGGTCGACCAAGTGGAAAAGTACGATGTGACATACAAACCAACCGATGCAAG GAATTTTACTATTGACAG GGAAGATTTCAGTGACAG GAATGAAACCATCGATCAGTACTATGAATCTTACAATGAAACATACAACGAAACGTTCAGCCTAACATACTACGAACCGTACAATGAGACGTACGATGAAAG GAACGATACCAGTGACAG TTACAGGATGGTGCGGTTGGTCGCAGGGAACAGCGACGCTGTCACACTCAGCGATCTCCAAGCTGACACCCAGTACCAATTGGTGATCACAGCTGTGAGAGGAGGCAAGAAATATCGAAGTCGACCGATCGTCTTCCGTACACTCG AGCCACCACGAACCTCTCCACAGCAGGATGCAGCAGTCACAGGAGGTCCCATACCACCGCCTCCACCATCATCACAACAGCCACATGCTTATATCCAA GTACGTGGAGTGGAAGTTGGGATAGTAGTGATGGTCTTACTCGTATGGGCGGGTGCGATAGCCCTGTTCTTCAACCGATGGGGGAAGATACGTATGTTGTTACCTTATCAACCGGACTACAAGGAGCAACTCAAAGTACCCGGGACTGGAGTATGCACAGCAGCAAATGCTGCCTGTACACAGCACTCTAGTCAACATGCCTGTTCACAG GTGAGCCGAAGTGCGGAGAGTCTTGCCGAGACGTCAGAACCGATTGCACATTTCAATCATGAAAAT CATCTCCACTGGTCGAGCCATCGCGTGGATTCCCTGGACAGCACTGGTGGAGCTGGAGGTATGGCGTGGCCAAGAGCCTCGAGGCCTCGAGTCAACAGTGCCATCGACGTTGCTGGCTTTCTGTCCCAG gAATTCCTCCGACGTCACGGCTCTACATCCCGTCTATGTCGGAAGGTTCGCAGTGCAGATAATTTGCCCCTAGCATCATCTGGCCATCAGGATTGCGAACAAACAAGCTGTCATGATGAGTGCATGGAGatggacagagagagggacatATTTCTGCCGAGAAAGAGTGAGGACGATGAGAAATTTGGTGAGACTGACTTCGAGTCGAAGAGACAGAGCAGCTCAGAAAGTGGATCAAAGGATCACACTGATGCACCCCTTATTGAATCCTACCATCAGCAATCCACCTCCAG GAGCACCACTCCAGGGAACAGCACAACAACGTCCATCTCAGGAGTAGGAAGACGATTTGGGGGCTGGAGATTTGGAGGTAGTCATGAATATGTCAGATGTCCTGTTCGACAGCCAGCTTCCATAGATGAAag gaTAAATCGTCGTTCCTGCGAACCAGATTTTACAAGAGTCAAACCCCACCACCCACGTTATTTGCACCATTGCTCAACAGACACCGACAGTCACTCACGAAGCTGCGATTACACAAGATACACGATAGAACCGAATATCGAGACCCAGCACTTTGGTCTGCCAATTCTCAGTGTCAGTGAGCCAAGTCCGccggatgaaaaaaatcgcctCGATGATTATTTGTAG
- the LOC135160704 gene encoding uncharacterized protein LOC135160704 isoform X7 gives MCRDSDCSCIAGLTGGGKKYLINNSLKVECANVGYCECGKKSCGRALAVQLSSSSYLGGRGGGKLCENTSGPHSARHPGGMVLWAAILFLHGAGFVGSMTGIPGVPENITVMFLNPTSVRVSWSTSQVDQVEKYDVTYKPTDARNFTIDRNETIDQYYESYNETYNETFSLTYYEPYNETYDESYRMVRLVAGNSDAVTLSDLQADTQYQLVITAVRGGKKYRSRPIVFRTLEPPRTSPQQDAAVTGGPIPPPPPSSQQPHAYIQVRGVEVGIVVMVLLVWAGAIALFFNRWGKIRMLLPYQPDYKEQLKVPGTGVCTAANAACTQHSSQHACSQVSRSAESLAETSEPIAHFNHENHLHWSSHRVDSLDSTGGAGGMAWPRASRPRVNSAIDVAGFLSQEFLRRHGSTSRLCRKVRSADNLPLASSGHQDCEQTSCHDECMEMDRERDIFLPRKSEDDEKFGETDFESKRQSSSESGSKDHTDAPLIESYHQQSTSRSTTPGNSTTTSISGVGRRFGGWRFGGSHEYVRCPVRQPASIDERINRRSCEPDFTRVKPHHPRYLHHCSTDTDSHSRSCDYTRYTIEPNIETQHFGLPILSVSEPSPPDEKNRLDDYL, from the exons ATGTGTCGTGATAGTGATTGTTCATGTATCGCGGGTTTAACCGGTGGtgggaaaaaatatctcataaataattcattaaaagtTGAATGTGCGAATGTCGGTTATTGTGAATGTGGGAAGAAGAGCTGTGGAAGAGCGCTGGCTGTGCAGTTATCATCATCGTCATATTTAGGAGGAAGAGGTGGTGGAAAATTGTGCGAGAACACGAGCGGTCCACATTCGGCCCGCCACCCTGGCGGTATGGTCCTTTGGGCCGCTATACTATTCCTTCATGGAGCTGGATTCGTTG GATCGATGACAGGTATTCCTGGCGTACCAGAAAACATAACTGTCATGTTTCTGAATCCAACATCAGTAAGAGTATCCTGGAGCACCAGCCAGGTCGACCAAGTGGAAAAGTACGATGTGACATACAAACCAACCGATGCAAG GAATTTTACTATTGACAG GAATGAAACCATCGATCAGTACTATGAATCTTACAATGAAACATACAACGAAACGTTCAGCCTAACATACTACGAACCGTACAATGAGACGTACGATGAAAG TTACAGGATGGTGCGGTTGGTCGCAGGGAACAGCGACGCTGTCACACTCAGCGATCTCCAAGCTGACACCCAGTACCAATTGGTGATCACAGCTGTGAGAGGAGGCAAGAAATATCGAAGTCGACCGATCGTCTTCCGTACACTCG AGCCACCACGAACCTCTCCACAGCAGGATGCAGCAGTCACAGGAGGTCCCATACCACCGCCTCCACCATCATCACAACAGCCACATGCTTATATCCAA GTACGTGGAGTGGAAGTTGGGATAGTAGTGATGGTCTTACTCGTATGGGCGGGTGCGATAGCCCTGTTCTTCAACCGATGGGGGAAGATACGTATGTTGTTACCTTATCAACCGGACTACAAGGAGCAACTCAAAGTACCCGGGACTGGAGTATGCACAGCAGCAAATGCTGCCTGTACACAGCACTCTAGTCAACATGCCTGTTCACAG GTGAGCCGAAGTGCGGAGAGTCTTGCCGAGACGTCAGAACCGATTGCACATTTCAATCATGAAAAT CATCTCCACTGGTCGAGCCATCGCGTGGATTCCCTGGACAGCACTGGTGGAGCTGGAGGTATGGCGTGGCCAAGAGCCTCGAGGCCTCGAGTCAACAGTGCCATCGACGTTGCTGGCTTTCTGTCCCAG gAATTCCTCCGACGTCACGGCTCTACATCCCGTCTATGTCGGAAGGTTCGCAGTGCAGATAATTTGCCCCTAGCATCATCTGGCCATCAGGATTGCGAACAAACAAGCTGTCATGATGAGTGCATGGAGatggacagagagagggacatATTTCTGCCGAGAAAGAGTGAGGACGATGAGAAATTTGGTGAGACTGACTTCGAGTCGAAGAGACAGAGCAGCTCAGAAAGTGGATCAAAGGATCACACTGATGCACCCCTTATTGAATCCTACCATCAGCAATCCACCTCCAG GAGCACCACTCCAGGGAACAGCACAACAACGTCCATCTCAGGAGTAGGAAGACGATTTGGGGGCTGGAGATTTGGAGGTAGTCATGAATATGTCAGATGTCCTGTTCGACAGCCAGCTTCCATAGATGAAag gaTAAATCGTCGTTCCTGCGAACCAGATTTTACAAGAGTCAAACCCCACCACCCACGTTATTTGCACCATTGCTCAACAGACACCGACAGTCACTCACGAAGCTGCGATTACACAAGATACACGATAGAACCGAATATCGAGACCCAGCACTTTGGTCTGCCAATTCTCAGTGTCAGTGAGCCAAGTCCGccggatgaaaaaaatcgcctCGATGATTATTTGTAG
- the LOC135160704 gene encoding uncharacterized protein LOC135160704 isoform X11, giving the protein MCRDSDCSCIAGLTGGGKKYLINNSLKVECANVGYCECGKKSCGRALAVQLSSSSYLGGRGGGKLCENTSGPHSARHPGGMVLWAAILFLHGAGFVGSMTGIPGVPENITVMFLNPTSVRVSWSTSQVDQVEKYDVTYKPTDARNFTIDRNETIDQYYESYNETYNETFSLTYYEPYNETYDESYRMVRLVAGNSDAVTLSDLQADTQYQLVITAVRGGKKYRSRPIVFRTLEPPRTSPQQDAAVTGGPIPPPPPSSQQPHAYIQVRGVEVGIVVMVLLVWAGAIALFFNRWGKIRMLLPYQPDYKEQLKVPGTGVCTAANAACTQHSSQHACSQHLHWSSHRVDSLDSTGGAGGMAWPRASRPRVNSAIDVAGFLSQEFLRRHGSTSRLCRKVRSADNLPLASSGHQDCEQTSCHDECMEMDRERDIFLPRKSEDDEKFGETDFESKRQSSSESGSKDHTDAPLIESYHQQSTSRSTTPGNSTTTSISGVGRRFGGWRFGGSHEYVRCPVRQPASIDERINRRSCEPDFTRVKPHHPRYLHHCSTDTDSHSRSCDYTRYTIEPNIETQHFGLPILSVSEPSPPDEKNRLDDYL; this is encoded by the exons ATGTGTCGTGATAGTGATTGTTCATGTATCGCGGGTTTAACCGGTGGtgggaaaaaatatctcataaataattcattaaaagtTGAATGTGCGAATGTCGGTTATTGTGAATGTGGGAAGAAGAGCTGTGGAAGAGCGCTGGCTGTGCAGTTATCATCATCGTCATATTTAGGAGGAAGAGGTGGTGGAAAATTGTGCGAGAACACGAGCGGTCCACATTCGGCCCGCCACCCTGGCGGTATGGTCCTTTGGGCCGCTATACTATTCCTTCATGGAGCTGGATTCGTTG GATCGATGACAGGTATTCCTGGCGTACCAGAAAACATAACTGTCATGTTTCTGAATCCAACATCAGTAAGAGTATCCTGGAGCACCAGCCAGGTCGACCAAGTGGAAAAGTACGATGTGACATACAAACCAACCGATGCAAG GAATTTTACTATTGACAG GAATGAAACCATCGATCAGTACTATGAATCTTACAATGAAACATACAACGAAACGTTCAGCCTAACATACTACGAACCGTACAATGAGACGTACGATGAAAG TTACAGGATGGTGCGGTTGGTCGCAGGGAACAGCGACGCTGTCACACTCAGCGATCTCCAAGCTGACACCCAGTACCAATTGGTGATCACAGCTGTGAGAGGAGGCAAGAAATATCGAAGTCGACCGATCGTCTTCCGTACACTCG AGCCACCACGAACCTCTCCACAGCAGGATGCAGCAGTCACAGGAGGTCCCATACCACCGCCTCCACCATCATCACAACAGCCACATGCTTATATCCAA GTACGTGGAGTGGAAGTTGGGATAGTAGTGATGGTCTTACTCGTATGGGCGGGTGCGATAGCCCTGTTCTTCAACCGATGGGGGAAGATACGTATGTTGTTACCTTATCAACCGGACTACAAGGAGCAACTCAAAGTACCCGGGACTGGAGTATGCACAGCAGCAAATGCTGCCTGTACACAGCACTCTAGTCAACATGCCTGTTCACAG CATCTCCACTGGTCGAGCCATCGCGTGGATTCCCTGGACAGCACTGGTGGAGCTGGAGGTATGGCGTGGCCAAGAGCCTCGAGGCCTCGAGTCAACAGTGCCATCGACGTTGCTGGCTTTCTGTCCCAG gAATTCCTCCGACGTCACGGCTCTACATCCCGTCTATGTCGGAAGGTTCGCAGTGCAGATAATTTGCCCCTAGCATCATCTGGCCATCAGGATTGCGAACAAACAAGCTGTCATGATGAGTGCATGGAGatggacagagagagggacatATTTCTGCCGAGAAAGAGTGAGGACGATGAGAAATTTGGTGAGACTGACTTCGAGTCGAAGAGACAGAGCAGCTCAGAAAGTGGATCAAAGGATCACACTGATGCACCCCTTATTGAATCCTACCATCAGCAATCCACCTCCAG GAGCACCACTCCAGGGAACAGCACAACAACGTCCATCTCAGGAGTAGGAAGACGATTTGGGGGCTGGAGATTTGGAGGTAGTCATGAATATGTCAGATGTCCTGTTCGACAGCCAGCTTCCATAGATGAAag gaTAAATCGTCGTTCCTGCGAACCAGATTTTACAAGAGTCAAACCCCACCACCCACGTTATTTGCACCATTGCTCAACAGACACCGACAGTCACTCACGAAGCTGCGATTACACAAGATACACGATAGAACCGAATATCGAGACCCAGCACTTTGGTCTGCCAATTCTCAGTGTCAGTGAGCCAAGTCCGccggatgaaaaaaatcgcctCGATGATTATTTGTAG
- the LOC135160704 gene encoding uncharacterized protein LOC135160704 isoform X4, whose amino-acid sequence MCRDSDCSCIAGLTGGGKKYLINNSLKVECANVGYCECGKKSCGRALAVQLSSSSYLGGRGGGKLCENTSGPHSARHPGGMVLWAAILFLHGAGFVGSMTGIPGVPENITVMFLNPTSVRVSWSTSQVDQVEKYDVTYKPTDARNFTIDREDFSDRNETIDQYYESYNETYNETFSLTYYEPYNETYDESYRMVRLVAGNSDAVTLSDLQADTQYQLVITAVRGGKKYRSRPIVFRTLEPPRTSPQQDAAVTGGPIPPPPPSSQQPHAYIQVRGVEVGIVVMVLLVWAGAIALFFNRWGKIRMLLPYQPDYKEQLKVPGTGVCTAANAACTQHSSQHACSQVSRSAESLAETSEPIAHFNHENHLHWSSHRVDSLDSTGGAGGMAWPRASRPRVNSAIDVAGFLSQEFLRRHGSTSRLCRKVRSADNLPLASSGHQDCEQTSCHDECMEMDRERDIFLPRKSEDDEKFGETDFESKRQSSSESGSKDHTDAPLIESYHQQSTSRSTTPGNSTTTSISGVGRRFGGWRFGGSHEYVRCPVRQPASIDERINRRSCEPDFTRVKPHHPRYLHHCSTDTDSHSRSCDYTRYTIEPNIETQHFGLPILSVSEPSPPDEKNRLDDYL is encoded by the exons ATGTGTCGTGATAGTGATTGTTCATGTATCGCGGGTTTAACCGGTGGtgggaaaaaatatctcataaataattcattaaaagtTGAATGTGCGAATGTCGGTTATTGTGAATGTGGGAAGAAGAGCTGTGGAAGAGCGCTGGCTGTGCAGTTATCATCATCGTCATATTTAGGAGGAAGAGGTGGTGGAAAATTGTGCGAGAACACGAGCGGTCCACATTCGGCCCGCCACCCTGGCGGTATGGTCCTTTGGGCCGCTATACTATTCCTTCATGGAGCTGGATTCGTTG GATCGATGACAGGTATTCCTGGCGTACCAGAAAACATAACTGTCATGTTTCTGAATCCAACATCAGTAAGAGTATCCTGGAGCACCAGCCAGGTCGACCAAGTGGAAAAGTACGATGTGACATACAAACCAACCGATGCAAG GAATTTTACTATTGACAG GGAAGATTTCAGTGACAG GAATGAAACCATCGATCAGTACTATGAATCTTACAATGAAACATACAACGAAACGTTCAGCCTAACATACTACGAACCGTACAATGAGACGTACGATGAAAG TTACAGGATGGTGCGGTTGGTCGCAGGGAACAGCGACGCTGTCACACTCAGCGATCTCCAAGCTGACACCCAGTACCAATTGGTGATCACAGCTGTGAGAGGAGGCAAGAAATATCGAAGTCGACCGATCGTCTTCCGTACACTCG AGCCACCACGAACCTCTCCACAGCAGGATGCAGCAGTCACAGGAGGTCCCATACCACCGCCTCCACCATCATCACAACAGCCACATGCTTATATCCAA GTACGTGGAGTGGAAGTTGGGATAGTAGTGATGGTCTTACTCGTATGGGCGGGTGCGATAGCCCTGTTCTTCAACCGATGGGGGAAGATACGTATGTTGTTACCTTATCAACCGGACTACAAGGAGCAACTCAAAGTACCCGGGACTGGAGTATGCACAGCAGCAAATGCTGCCTGTACACAGCACTCTAGTCAACATGCCTGTTCACAG GTGAGCCGAAGTGCGGAGAGTCTTGCCGAGACGTCAGAACCGATTGCACATTTCAATCATGAAAAT CATCTCCACTGGTCGAGCCATCGCGTGGATTCCCTGGACAGCACTGGTGGAGCTGGAGGTATGGCGTGGCCAAGAGCCTCGAGGCCTCGAGTCAACAGTGCCATCGACGTTGCTGGCTTTCTGTCCCAG gAATTCCTCCGACGTCACGGCTCTACATCCCGTCTATGTCGGAAGGTTCGCAGTGCAGATAATTTGCCCCTAGCATCATCTGGCCATCAGGATTGCGAACAAACAAGCTGTCATGATGAGTGCATGGAGatggacagagagagggacatATTTCTGCCGAGAAAGAGTGAGGACGATGAGAAATTTGGTGAGACTGACTTCGAGTCGAAGAGACAGAGCAGCTCAGAAAGTGGATCAAAGGATCACACTGATGCACCCCTTATTGAATCCTACCATCAGCAATCCACCTCCAG GAGCACCACTCCAGGGAACAGCACAACAACGTCCATCTCAGGAGTAGGAAGACGATTTGGGGGCTGGAGATTTGGAGGTAGTCATGAATATGTCAGATGTCCTGTTCGACAGCCAGCTTCCATAGATGAAag gaTAAATCGTCGTTCCTGCGAACCAGATTTTACAAGAGTCAAACCCCACCACCCACGTTATTTGCACCATTGCTCAACAGACACCGACAGTCACTCACGAAGCTGCGATTACACAAGATACACGATAGAACCGAATATCGAGACCCAGCACTTTGGTCTGCCAATTCTCAGTGTCAGTGAGCCAAGTCCGccggatgaaaaaaatcgcctCGATGATTATTTGTAG